The following coding sequences are from one Canis lupus baileyi chromosome 19, mCanLup2.hap1, whole genome shotgun sequence window:
- the NME6 gene encoding nucleoside diphosphate kinase 6 encodes MTSILRSPQALQLTLALIKPDAVAHPLILEAVHQQILSNKFLIVRMKELLWRKEECQKFYQEHEGRFFYQRLVEYMASGPIRAYILARKDAIQLWRTLMGPTRVFRARHVAPDSIRGSFGLTDTRNTTHGSDSVISASREIAAFFPDFSEQRWYEEEEPQLRCGPVHYSPEGGIHCAAGPGGPGPA; translated from the exons ATGACCTCGATCTTGCGAAGCCCTCAGGCTCTCCAGCTTACTCTGGCCCTGATCAAGCCTGATGCTGTTGCTCACCCCCTGATTCTGGAG GCTGTTCATCAGCAGATTCTGAGCAACAAGTTCCTTATTGTACGAATGAAAGAACTTCTGTGGAGAAAAGAAGAATGCCAGAAGTTTTACCAAGAGCATGAAG GGCGTTTTTTCTATCAGCGGCTGGTGGAGTACATGGCCAG CGGACCAATCCGAGCCTACATCCTTGCCCGCAAGGATGCCATCCAACTCTGGAGGACCCTGATGGGACCCACTAGAGTGTTTCGAGCACGTCATGTGGCTCCAGATTCAATTCGTGGAAGTTTCGGCCTCACTGACACCCGCAACACGACCCATGGCTCTG ACTCTGTGATTTCCGCCAGCAGAGAGATTGCAGCCTTCTTCCCTGACTTCAGTGAACAGCGCTGGTATGAGGAAGAGGAGCCCCAGCTGCGCTGTGGCCCTGTGCACTACAGTCCAGAGGGAGGCATCCACTGTGCAGCCGGACCAGGAGGCCCAGGACCAGCCTGA